Proteins from a single region of Stappia sp. ES.058:
- a CDS encoding LPS-assembly protein LptD: MAVAVPSQTVRSTRAAAPLRGSLALRMLRCTALAGLTALAPALSGDLVSTSAHAQSGTLETLGATVDQSEPLLLEADELRYDFDRDLISANGDVQIYYGGNTVEANQVEFDRKQNRLRANGNVRLTEPNGNVLRASSMELSEDLRDGFVAALQLDTPQRTRFIADGARRENGNRTTFDNGIYTVYTRPTSPPGKPPLWRVRAATIVHDETERTVEFRDASLEFFGRSLVYLPYFSMADPTVKRKTGLLTPSAVVGDRVGVGVTVPYYFALDPNYDLLLSATPLSKQGLLTQAEWRQRLIDGSYSINVGGLIQARPGEYGTSSGNRRFRGVIATEGAFEINQRWKWGWDLSYRSDRAFLNDYSFADFGNASDISQIYLTGQSERNRFDLRSYAFRVSQEDYAAAATFNDPNYLPVGSRLQDKQPFVHPVLDYNYIFEDPIAGGELSLTGNLTSLTRDQTDAIRVGGTTRFRGVEGTFTRTSLRADWRTTVIDPLGQVFTPFAYVKGDLFFLASQDKTVGALTDESVVGRIMPAVGIDYRFPILGTFNGGNQIFEPVAQLIVRPNEGRIGELPNEDAQSIVFDSTTLFEYDKFSGFDRSEGGTRANIGLKYSLQFDNSFSMNALIGRSFQLAGTNSFKTADILDATRSSGLASDQSDYVSSLYFDSRQGFRIGAQARFDHDNFAVRRAQVEASGIYGPVTGNLAYAYLSAQPNIGIPTDREEVIGSASLRLQENWRVFGSVRYDLQSNNMVRDSVGFGYDDEGFSVSFAYSEDRSRNNGQTTDRLFFLRFGLRTLGDTQFSTNGNN; encoded by the coding sequence ATGGCTGTAGCCGTTCCTTCGCAAACGGTTCGTAGCACCCGTGCGGCCGCTCCCTTGCGCGGATCTCTTGCACTGCGCATGCTGCGCTGCACCGCTCTCGCTGGATTGACCGCCCTTGCGCCTGCGCTTTCCGGTGATCTGGTTTCCACATCCGCCCATGCGCAGTCCGGCACCCTCGAAACACTGGGCGCGACCGTCGACCAGAGTGAGCCGCTGCTGCTGGAAGCGGACGAGTTGCGATACGACTTCGACCGGGACCTGATCTCCGCCAACGGCGACGTGCAGATCTACTACGGCGGCAACACCGTCGAGGCGAACCAGGTCGAGTTCGATCGCAAGCAAAACCGCCTGCGTGCAAACGGAAACGTCCGTCTGACCGAGCCGAACGGAAACGTTCTGCGGGCATCCTCGATGGAGCTTTCGGAAGACCTGCGCGACGGTTTCGTCGCCGCGCTGCAGCTCGATACGCCACAACGCACCCGCTTCATCGCCGACGGGGCCCGTCGCGAAAACGGCAACAGGACGACCTTCGACAACGGGATCTACACCGTCTACACACGGCCAACGAGTCCGCCCGGGAAACCGCCGCTATGGCGCGTGCGTGCGGCAACCATCGTGCACGACGAGACAGAGCGCACCGTCGAGTTCAGGGACGCCTCTCTGGAATTCTTCGGTCGATCGCTTGTCTATCTGCCATATTTTTCGATGGCCGACCCCACCGTCAAGCGCAAGACAGGCCTGCTGACTCCAAGCGCAGTCGTTGGCGATCGTGTCGGTGTGGGCGTCACGGTGCCCTACTACTTCGCGCTTGATCCGAATTACGACCTTCTGCTGTCGGCGACGCCGCTGTCCAAACAGGGCCTGCTCACACAGGCGGAATGGCGTCAGCGTCTGATCGACGGCAGCTATTCGATCAACGTCGGCGGGCTGATCCAGGCACGACCCGGCGAATACGGCACATCGAGCGGCAACCGCCGTTTCCGCGGTGTGATCGCGACGGAAGGCGCGTTTGAGATCAACCAACGCTGGAAATGGGGCTGGGACCTCTCCTACCGAAGCGATCGCGCGTTTCTGAACGACTACAGTTTCGCCGATTTCGGCAATGCCAGCGACATTTCGCAGATCTATCTGACAGGCCAGAGCGAACGAAACCGCTTCGATCTGCGCAGCTACGCCTTCCGCGTGTCGCAGGAGGATTACGCCGCAGCCGCGACCTTCAACGATCCTAACTACCTGCCAGTGGGAAGCCGCTTGCAGGACAAGCAACCCTTCGTCCATCCAGTGCTCGACTACAATTATATCTTCGAGGATCCGATCGCCGGCGGCGAGCTCTCGCTGACGGGCAACCTGACCAGCCTGACGCGCGACCAGACCGACGCGATCCGCGTCGGCGGCACGACGCGGTTCCGCGGCGTGGAAGGCACGTTTACCCGCACCAGCCTGCGCGCCGACTGGCGCACCACCGTGATCGATCCGCTCGGCCAGGTGTTCACGCCCTTCGCCTATGTAAAGGGCGACCTGTTCTTCCTGGCGTCGCAGGACAAGACGGTCGGCGCGCTGACGGACGAGTCGGTCGTCGGCCGGATCATGCCGGCCGTCGGCATCGACTATCGTTTCCCGATCCTCGGCACGTTCAACGGTGGCAATCAGATTTTCGAGCCGGTCGCGCAGTTGATCGTGCGGCCGAACGAGGGACGGATCGGCGAACTGCCCAACGAGGATGCGCAAAGCATCGTCTTCGATTCCACGACGCTGTTCGAGTACGACAAGTTCTCCGGCTTCGACCGCAGCGAAGGCGGCACACGCGCAAACATCGGCCTGAAGTACAGCCTTCAGTTCGACAACAGCTTCAGCATGAATGCCCTGATCGGCCGGTCCTTCCAGCTGGCCGGCACCAACTCCTTCAAGACGGCCGATATCCTCGACGCGACACGCTCGTCGGGTCTGGCCAGCGACCAGAGCGATTACGTCAGCAGCCTGTATTTCGACAGCCGGCAGGGCTTCCGCATCGGCGCGCAGGCGCGGTTCGACCACGACAATTTCGCCGTGCGCCGCGCACAGGTCGAGGCCTCCGGCATCTATGGCCCGGTGACCGGCAACCTCGCCTATGCCTACCTTTCGGCGCAGCCGAACATCGGCATCCCGACTGACCGAGAAGAGGTGATCGGTTCCGCGAGCCTGCGATTGCAGGAAAACTGGCGCGTCTTCGGATCCGTTCGCTACGACTTGCAGAGCAACAACATGGTTCGCGACAGCGTCGGTTTCGGCTACGACGACGAAGGGTTTTCCGTATCCTTTGCCTACTCCGAAGACCGCAGCCGGAACAACGGCCAGACAACGGATCGGCTGTTTTTCCTGAGGTTCGGCCTCCGCACGCTTGGCGATACGCAGTTCTCCACCAATGGCAACAACTGA
- a CDS encoding peptidylprolyl isomerase yields the protein MTVKRWFFAAVSLLFVAGLAIDPAAAQTSIKVVVNSKPITSYDISQRAGLLRLTTGRGGAAAKRAAMEELIDEQLKTQEATRAGIRVSKAEVDEAFNSLAGRVKLSPKQLGQALRQAGVRPETLRDRLEAEIGWGQILRARFRQEVRIAESDVLAALRRKDDEETDKSMEYRLQSVIFVIPAKSSSSMKNQRRRDAERFRAAFNSCDQSEALAQQYSEVVVRPAKLRLETELPADLRELVEKTPAGKTTKPQNTENGLEIFAVCEKREIDSNAAARMEVEEDLRAKEGQQLSRRYLRELRSRAIIDYR from the coding sequence ATGACTGTGAAGCGGTGGTTTTTCGCAGCCGTTAGCCTGCTGTTCGTTGCTGGCCTGGCAATTGACCCGGCCGCGGCGCAAACCTCCATCAAGGTGGTGGTCAACAGCAAGCCGATCACATCTTACGACATCAGCCAGCGCGCAGGACTGCTGCGGTTGACAACGGGTCGCGGGGGAGCGGCAGCGAAGCGCGCGGCAATGGAAGAGCTGATCGACGAGCAGTTGAAGACGCAGGAAGCGACCCGCGCCGGCATCCGGGTGTCCAAGGCCGAGGTCGATGAGGCTTTCAACTCGCTTGCCGGCCGCGTCAAACTGTCTCCGAAGCAACTGGGCCAGGCGCTGCGCCAGGCCGGGGTCCGCCCGGAAACGCTCCGCGATCGCCTGGAGGCCGAAATCGGCTGGGGGCAGATCCTGCGGGCGCGGTTCCGACAGGAGGTCCGCATCGCGGAATCCGATGTCCTCGCTGCCCTGCGCAGGAAGGACGACGAGGAGACCGACAAGAGCATGGAGTACCGCCTGCAGTCGGTGATCTTCGTCATTCCGGCAAAATCATCCTCTTCCATGAAGAACCAGCGCCGCCGGGATGCGGAGCGTTTTCGCGCTGCCTTCAACTCCTGCGACCAGTCCGAGGCGCTCGCGCAGCAATACAGCGAAGTTGTCGTGCGCCCCGCGAAATTGAGGCTGGAGACGGAGCTTCCCGCCGACCTGCGAGAGCTCGTCGAGAAAACACCGGCCGGCAAGACCACCAAGCCGCAAAACACTGAGAACGGCCTGGAGATCTTCGCGGTCTGCGAGAAGCGGGAGATCGACAGCAACGCCGCCGCCCGCATGGAAGTGGAAGAAGACCTGCGGGCAAAGGAAGGCCAGCAGTTGAGCCGCCGCTATCTGCGCGAGTTGCGCAGCCGCGCAATCATCGACTACCGCTGA
- the pdxA gene encoding 4-hydroxythreonine-4-phosphate dehydrogenase PdxA, protein MRSSVLPLAVTMGDPGGIGPDVVLKAYFERVERDLPPFYVIADPALLAARAERIGLKVKLREAGPDAALEVFPNALPVVSLPATVTDRPGIADSTNADAVLASIRIAVADAMAGRAGAVVTNPINKKALYDAGFTHPGHTEFLGSLAREAGHENVRPVMLLAGPDLLVVPVTIHIPLSAVPGALTSDLIIETARIVHRDLVSRFRIKAPRIAIAGLNPHAGENGSIGHEDADIVAPAVETLRAQGIDARGPLPADTMFHKEARASYDCALAMYHDQALIPAKTLAFHDAVNATLGLPFVRTSPDHGTALEIAGSGKARADSFAAAIRLAAVLADPGLVE, encoded by the coding sequence ATGCGCAGCAGCGTCCTGCCTCTCGCCGTCACAATGGGGGATCCTGGCGGAATCGGGCCGGACGTGGTGCTGAAGGCCTATTTCGAACGGGTTGAGCGGGACTTGCCGCCCTTCTACGTCATCGCCGATCCGGCGCTTCTGGCCGCCCGCGCCGAGCGCATAGGCCTCAAGGTGAAACTGCGCGAGGCGGGTCCGGACGCGGCGCTCGAAGTTTTTCCGAATGCCTTGCCTGTGGTCTCCTTGCCCGCAACGGTCACCGACCGCCCGGGAATTGCCGACAGCACGAATGCCGATGCGGTTCTGGCCTCGATCCGCATCGCAGTTGCCGATGCGATGGCAGGCCGCGCCGGAGCCGTGGTGACCAATCCGATCAACAAGAAGGCGCTCTACGACGCCGGCTTCACCCATCCGGGGCATACGGAATTTCTGGGTTCCCTCGCTCGCGAAGCCGGACATGAAAACGTTCGCCCGGTGATGTTGCTCGCCGGGCCGGATCTTCTCGTCGTTCCCGTGACCATTCATATTCCGCTGAGCGCGGTCCCCGGTGCGCTGACAAGCGACCTGATCATCGAAACGGCCCGAATCGTCCACCGCGACCTGGTGTCGCGCTTCCGCATCAAGGCTCCCCGTATCGCCATTGCCGGGCTCAACCCGCATGCGGGCGAGAACGGCTCGATCGGCCATGAGGACGCGGATATCGTCGCGCCCGCCGTCGAAACGCTGCGCGCGCAAGGCATCGACGCGCGCGGGCCGCTTCCCGCCGATACGATGTTCCACAAGGAAGCGCGCGCGAGCTACGACTGCGCACTCGCCATGTATCACGATCAGGCGCTGATTCCGGCGAAGACACTCGCCTTCCATGATGCGGTCAACGCCACACTCGGACTGCCGTTCGTGCGCACTTCGCCCGACCACGGGACGGCGCTGGAGATCGCGGGTTCCGGAAAGGCCCGGGCCGACAGTTTCGCCGCCGCCATCCGACTGGCCGCCGTTCTGGCTGATCCCGGCCTGGTGGAATGA
- the rsmA gene encoding 16S rRNA (adenine(1518)-N(6)/adenine(1519)-N(6))-dimethyltransferase RsmA, whose translation MSQIDTLPPLRDVIRTHDLQARKSLGQNFLLDLNLTLRIARTAGDLSRTTVLEVGPGPGGLTRALLVAGAKRVVAVEKDTRCLPALEEIAAHYPGRLEIRTADALALRLSEIGAEGPLKIIANLPYNVGTQLLLGWVAQETWPPAWQSLTLMFQKEVAERIVAAPGSKAYGRLGVLVGWRCHAAIAFDVGPKAFTPPPKVTSAVVHLTPRAAPLPCALKALERVTAAAFGQRRKMLRASLKALGKDARERIEAADIEPTRRAEELDITEFVRLAQAFA comes from the coding sequence ATGAGCCAGATCGACACGTTGCCGCCGCTGCGCGACGTCATCCGCACGCATGACCTGCAGGCGCGCAAATCGCTCGGCCAGAATTTCCTGCTCGACCTCAACCTGACCCTGCGCATCGCACGAACCGCAGGCGACCTTTCGCGGACCACCGTTCTGGAAGTGGGGCCGGGTCCGGGCGGTTTGACGCGCGCCCTGCTGGTCGCCGGTGCAAAACGCGTGGTCGCGGTGGAAAAGGACACACGTTGCCTGCCCGCGCTTGAGGAGATCGCGGCGCATTACCCCGGCCGACTGGAAATCCGTACCGCCGACGCACTGGCGCTTCGCCTGTCCGAGATCGGGGCCGAAGGGCCGCTGAAGATCATCGCCAACCTCCCCTACAATGTCGGGACCCAGCTCCTGCTTGGCTGGGTAGCACAGGAAACATGGCCGCCGGCCTGGCAATCGCTGACGCTGATGTTTCAAAAGGAAGTCGCCGAGCGCATCGTCGCGGCGCCGGGGTCCAAGGCCTATGGACGGCTTGGGGTGCTTGTTGGCTGGCGCTGCCATGCGGCAATCGCCTTCGATGTGGGGCCGAAAGCCTTCACTCCGCCCCCAAAGGTCACCTCCGCCGTCGTCCATCTGACCCCGCGTGCGGCCCCCCTGCCGTGCGCCCTGAAGGCCCTGGAACGCGTGACCGCTGCCGCCTTCGGCCAGCGGCGCAAGATGCTGAGGGCAAGCCTCAAGGCGCTCGGCAAGGATGCCCGGGAGCGGATCGAGGCGGCCGACATCGAACCGACACGCAGGGCCGAAGAGCTGGATATCACCGAGTTCGTGAGGCTGGCGCAGGCGTTCGCATAA
- the gmk gene encoding guanylate kinase, producing the protein MSEPVTGTVVTAEEAEAQRRGLMLVLSSPSGAGKSTIARQLLEQESNLKLSISVTTRPRRSSEIGGVHYHFISRERFEQMRDRNELLEWAEVHGNYYGTPSDPVEEALSRGQDVLFDIDIQGTFQLYNAVRPDVVSVFILPPSIAEMKSRLHRRAEDTPEVIQRRLKTAVGEMKHWSEYDYVIVNDDLQRAYDGARSILRAERLRRERGPAIGAFIDGMVEDLRRETDGS; encoded by the coding sequence ATGAGCGAACCGGTAACTGGAACGGTGGTGACCGCCGAGGAGGCCGAGGCGCAGAGGCGCGGCTTGATGCTTGTCCTGTCCTCGCCGTCGGGGGCCGGAAAGTCAACCATCGCGCGGCAGCTTCTGGAGCAGGAGAGCAATCTCAAGCTCTCCATCTCCGTCACGACCCGTCCTCGCCGGTCAAGCGAGATTGGCGGCGTGCACTATCACTTCATTTCGCGGGAGCGTTTCGAGCAGATGCGTGACCGCAATGAACTGCTGGAGTGGGCGGAGGTTCACGGAAACTACTACGGTACGCCGAGCGATCCCGTGGAAGAGGCTCTGTCCCGGGGGCAGGACGTGCTCTTCGACATTGACATTCAGGGGACGTTTCAACTTTACAACGCCGTCCGGCCGGACGTGGTTTCGGTCTTCATTCTTCCGCCGTCGATCGCTGAAATGAAATCACGCCTTCACCGGCGTGCGGAAGACACGCCGGAGGTGATTCAACGCCGGTTGAAGACTGCTGTCGGCGAGATGAAACACTGGTCGGAATACGATTACGTCATCGTCAATGATGATCTGCAGCGCGCCTATGACGGGGCGCGCTCGATCCTGCGCGCCGAACGGCTGCGCCGCGAGCGCGGCCCGGCCATCGGGGCGTTCATCGACGGGATGGTCGAGGATCTCCGGCGCGAAACAGACGGCTCCTGA
- a CDS encoding YicC/YloC family endoribonuclease, with protein MSSQDAGVAKPGIKTVLSSMTGFGRVDAGEGGARWTWELRSVNGKGLDVRLRLPSGLEVMESHCRETAAGEMSRGNVTVGLSFQRAQREAVPQINEAALNAFLAALETVHRRVPDAAPVALDGILAQRGIIEWKEPEEDPAERARLISALKASLAAALDALIAMRRSEGAAIETVLRGQLSKIARLTQAAEAAPSRHPEAIQARLAAQVEALLGTGAPLDVERLHQEAVLLATKADIREELDRLQAHVEAALALLDGGGAVGRRLDFLAQEFNREANTLCSKSNGTELTAIGLELKTVIDQMREQIQNLE; from the coding sequence ATGTCTTCGCAGGATGCCGGTGTAGCCAAGCCCGGGATCAAGACCGTGCTTTCCAGCATGACGGGCTTTGGTCGTGTGGACGCTGGAGAAGGCGGCGCACGCTGGACGTGGGAATTGCGTTCGGTCAACGGCAAGGGGCTGGATGTGCGGCTGCGCCTCCCGTCCGGTCTTGAGGTTATGGAAAGTCATTGTCGCGAGACGGCCGCCGGTGAGATGTCGCGTGGCAATGTCACGGTCGGGCTCAGCTTTCAACGCGCGCAGCGCGAGGCGGTTCCTCAGATCAACGAAGCCGCTCTGAATGCCTTTCTTGCAGCGCTCGAGACGGTTCACAGGCGCGTTCCCGATGCGGCCCCCGTCGCTCTGGACGGAATTCTCGCACAGCGCGGAATCATCGAGTGGAAAGAGCCCGAAGAAGACCCGGCCGAACGCGCGCGACTGATTTCGGCACTCAAGGCCAGTCTGGCGGCGGCGCTTGACGCCCTCATCGCCATGCGTCGCAGCGAAGGTGCGGCGATCGAGACGGTCCTGCGCGGGCAGTTGAGCAAAATAGCCCGGCTGACGCAGGCGGCGGAAGCCGCACCGTCGCGCCATCCGGAGGCTATTCAGGCGCGGCTGGCGGCGCAGGTCGAGGCGCTGCTCGGTACCGGCGCGCCGCTCGACGTTGAGCGGCTGCACCAGGAAGCGGTGCTGCTGGCGACCAAGGCCGACATTCGCGAGGAACTGGACCGGTTGCAGGCGCATGTCGAGGCGGCTCTTGCGCTTCTAGACGGGGGCGGCGCCGTCGGCCGTCGCCTGGATTTTCTGGCGCAGGAGTTCAACCGCGAGGCCAACACGCTGTGCTCCAAGTCGAACGGAACCGAACTGACCGCCATTGGTCTTGAGCTCAAGACGGTGATCGATCAGATGCGCGAGCAGATACAGAACCTGGAGTAG
- the mltG gene encoding endolytic transglycosylase MltG, translated as MSDKPTEDPDRGTDGNTPVSRPNPKSPREAIQPEPAPQPPARSRHVRNPVVIVINFLLSLAVLGVIAAGGLLYWGKAEFEAPGPAVAEKTVIISSGSSLQQIADTLENQGVIDNAYLFWAGVRAYKNAGQLKAGEYAFAPGSSMREVMEDLVSGKAVYHTVTVPEGWTSQQVIERVREHPVLTGQLDEIPPEGALLPETYTFTRGATRVQVVKQMRDAQDKALREIWGRRTEGLPIETPEDLVILASVVEKETARADERSRVAGVFVNRLRRGMRLQSDPTILYGLYGGDAWNRDRSAITRSQLDARNPYNTYQIDGLPPGPIGNPGRAAMEAVANPSRTKDLFFVADGTGGHVFAETYEQHQRNVIKWREIERARRKQEQEGSSGETPGGNAADGG; from the coding sequence ATGAGCGACAAGCCGACCGAAGATCCCGACCGCGGCACCGATGGCAATACGCCGGTGTCCCGTCCGAACCCGAAGAGCCCGCGCGAGGCCATCCAGCCCGAGCCGGCGCCGCAGCCGCCCGCGCGCTCACGACATGTGCGCAATCCTGTCGTCATCGTCATCAACTTCCTGCTGTCGCTGGCCGTGCTCGGTGTGATCGCGGCTGGCGGGTTGCTGTATTGGGGCAAGGCCGAGTTCGAGGCGCCTGGACCCGCCGTCGCCGAAAAAACGGTGATCATTTCATCGGGATCGAGCCTGCAGCAGATCGCCGACACGCTGGAGAATCAGGGTGTCATCGACAATGCCTATCTCTTCTGGGCCGGTGTGCGCGCCTACAAGAACGCCGGCCAGTTGAAGGCTGGCGAATATGCCTTCGCCCCCGGCAGTTCGATGCGCGAGGTGATGGAAGACCTGGTGAGCGGAAAGGCCGTCTATCATACAGTGACCGTTCCCGAAGGCTGGACCAGCCAGCAGGTGATCGAGCGCGTTCGCGAGCACCCGGTGTTGACCGGGCAACTCGACGAGATCCCGCCCGAGGGTGCGCTGCTTCCCGAAACCTACACGTTCACACGCGGTGCAACGCGTGTGCAGGTCGTAAAGCAGATGCGGGACGCGCAGGACAAGGCGCTTCGCGAAATCTGGGGCCGCCGGACCGAGGGGCTGCCGATCGAGACACCGGAAGACCTCGTGATCCTGGCCTCTGTTGTGGAAAAGGAAACGGCGCGGGCCGACGAGCGGTCCCGGGTCGCCGGGGTCTTCGTCAATCGTTTGCGCCGGGGGATGCGATTGCAGTCGGACCCGACCATTCTCTATGGTCTTTATGGCGGCGATGCTTGGAACCGCGACCGGTCCGCGATCACGCGCTCTCAGCTCGATGCCCGCAACCCCTACAACACCTATCAGATCGACGGTCTGCCGCCGGGGCCGATCGGCAACCCGGGCCGGGCGGCCATGGAAGCCGTCGCCAATCCGTCGCGAACAAAGGACCTGTTCTTCGTGGCCGACGGGACGGGCGGACATGTTTTTGCCGAGACCTACGAGCAGCACCAGCGCAATGTGATCAAGTGGCGCGAGATCGAGCGGGCGCGGCGCAAGCAGGAACAGGAAGGATCGTCTGGCGAGACGCCTGGCGGCAACGCAGCCGACGGCGGCTAG
- the fabF gene encoding beta-ketoacyl-ACP synthase II yields MRRVVVTGLGMVSPMACGVEESWTRILNGESGASRVDHFEVEDLACKIACQIPRGDGSNGTFNPDDWMDPKEQRKVDDFIVFAMAAAEQAIRDCGWSPKSYEEQIRSGVLIGSGIGGLQGIETTSHILRDKGPRRVSPFFIPGRLINLAGGYVSIRHGLKGPNHAVVTACSTGSHAIGDAARLIALDDADMMVAGGTESPVCRIALAGFAAARALSTGFNENAQGASRPYDKDRDGFVMGEGAGVVVLEEYERAVARGAKIYGEVVGYGLSGDAYHITAPSSDGDGAYRCMQAALKRAGMTLGDIDYVNAHGTSTPLGDEIELGAVQRLAGEASSGLTMSSTKSSTGHLLGAAGAIEAVFSLLAMRDGIVPPTINLDNPSVETEIDLVPNTAKRMTVNTALSNSFGFGGTNASLVFRKVAA; encoded by the coding sequence ATGAGGCGAGTTGTCGTTACTGGCCTCGGCATGGTTTCGCCGATGGCGTGCGGTGTCGAGGAAAGCTGGACTCGAATTCTGAATGGTGAGAGCGGGGCGTCTCGCGTCGATCATTTTGAAGTCGAGGACCTCGCCTGCAAGATTGCCTGCCAGATTCCGCGCGGCGACGGGTCCAACGGGACGTTTAATCCCGACGACTGGATGGACCCCAAGGAGCAGCGCAAGGTCGACGATTTCATCGTTTTCGCGATGGCGGCCGCCGAGCAGGCGATCCGCGATTGTGGATGGTCGCCGAAGTCCTACGAGGAGCAGATCCGCTCCGGTGTCCTGATCGGCTCGGGTATCGGCGGGCTTCAGGGAATAGAGACAACGTCGCATATTCTGCGCGACAAGGGCCCGCGACGCGTGTCGCCCTTCTTCATTCCCGGGCGCTTGATCAATCTCGCGGGCGGTTATGTCTCCATTCGACATGGTCTCAAAGGTCCGAATCACGCGGTGGTCACCGCCTGTTCGACCGGGTCGCACGCGATCGGGGATGCCGCCCGCCTGATCGCGCTGGACGATGCCGACATGATGGTGGCCGGCGGGACGGAATCCCCTGTCTGCCGGATCGCGCTCGCCGGCTTTGCCGCCGCGCGCGCCCTGTCCACCGGCTTCAACGAGAATGCGCAGGGCGCGTCACGCCCCTACGACAAGGACCGCGACGGCTTCGTCATGGGCGAGGGCGCCGGCGTGGTGGTGCTTGAGGAGTACGAGCGTGCCGTTGCACGCGGTGCAAAGATCTACGGCGAAGTGGTCGGATACGGCCTGTCCGGCGATGCGTATCACATCACCGCGCCGTCCTCGGACGGGGACGGGGCTTATCGGTGCATGCAAGCCGCACTGAAGCGGGCCGGGATGACGCTGGGCGACATCGACTATGTGAACGCCCATGGCACGTCCACGCCGCTTGGAGATGAAATCGAGCTTGGTGCCGTGCAGAGGCTTGCAGGCGAGGCATCGTCCGGGCTCACGATGTCGTCGACGAAATCCTCGACCGGCCATCTGCTGGGTGCGGCCGGTGCGATCGAAGCGGTTTTTTCTCTTCTTGCGATGCGCGACGGTATCGTGCCGCCGACGATCAATCTCGACAACCCGTCCGTGGAGACCGAGATCGATTTGGTCCCGAACACGGCCAAGCGCATGACAGTGAACACGGCTCTGTCCAATTCCTTCGGGTTTGGCGGAACCAATGCCTCTCTCGTCTTCCGCAAGGTTGCGGCCTGA
- a CDS encoding acyl carrier protein: protein MSDIADRVKKIVIEHLGVDADKVTLEASFIDDLGADSLDTVELVMAFEEEFGVEIPDDAAETILTVGDAVKFLEKAAS, encoded by the coding sequence ATGAGCGACATCGCGGATCGGGTAAAGAAGATCGTCATCGAACATCTCGGCGTCGATGCCGACAAGGTCACCCTGGAGGCGAGCTTCATCGACGATCTGGGCGCCGACAGCCTGGACACGGTTGAGCTGGTCATGGCTTTCGAGGAAGAATTCGGCGTCGAGATCCCGGACGACGCGGCCGAGACGATCCTGACGGTCGGCGACGCGGTCAAGTTCCTGGAAAAGGCCGCCAGCTAA
- the fabG gene encoding 3-oxoacyl-[acyl-carrier-protein] reductase, giving the protein MFDLTSKTALVTGATGGLGAAIARALHANGATVALSGTRAEKLEALAGELGERVHVLPANLSDRDAVDALVPAAESAMGQLDILINNAGITRDNIFMRMKDEEWDQVLEVNLTAGFRLCRAAVKGMMKRRSGRIIGIASVVGVTGNAGQANYAAAKAGMIGMAKSLAREVAARNVTVNTIAPGFIETPMTDALTDKQKESILGSVPAGRLGRADEIAAAALYLASDEAGYVTGETLHVNGGMAMI; this is encoded by the coding sequence ATGTTCGACCTGACTTCTAAAACCGCACTCGTCACGGGAGCAACCGGAGGGCTTGGCGCGGCCATCGCCCGTGCCCTTCACGCCAATGGAGCGACGGTCGCGTTGTCGGGAACGCGGGCCGAAAAGCTTGAAGCGCTTGCCGGCGAACTCGGCGAGCGGGTTCATGTGTTGCCGGCGAATCTGTCGGATCGGGACGCTGTGGACGCGTTGGTGCCGGCGGCCGAGAGCGCCATGGGCCAGCTCGACATCCTGATCAACAATGCCGGCATCACCCGTGACAACATCTTCATGCGCATGAAGGACGAGGAGTGGGACCAGGTACTGGAGGTCAATCTGACGGCTGGTTTCCGCTTGTGCCGCGCCGCGGTGAAGGGAATGATGAAGCGTCGGTCCGGCCGCATCATCGGGATTGCGTCGGTGGTGGGCGTGACCGGCAATGCGGGGCAGGCCAATTATGCGGCCGCAAAGGCGGGCATGATCGGGATGGCGAAATCCCTGGCGCGAGAGGTCGCGGCCCGCAATGTGACCGTGAACACCATCGCACCCGGGTTCATCGAAACGCCGATGACCGATGCGCTGACTGACAAGCAGAAGGAATCGATCCTCGGGTCGGTTCCGGCAGGGCGTCTGGGTCGGGCCGATGAAATCGCCGCCGCGGCCCTCTATCTGGCCAGCGACGAAGCCGGCTATGTGACCGGTGAAACGCTGCACGTGAATGGCGGTATGGCCATGATATAA